A stretch of Microbacterium sp. 4R-513 DNA encodes these proteins:
- a CDS encoding alpha-amylase family protein — translation MRIADVGDLWWRNAVFYCLDVETFRDGNGDGVGDFTGLTESLGYLEQLGVTCIWLMPFYPTPDRDDGYDISDFYGVDPRLGTLGDAAEFIRTARSRGIRVIVDLVVNHTSDKHPWFVQARRSRNSKFRDYYIWRDRPTRNQKNMVFPGEEQSIWEWEPKTEQYYMHSFYRHQPDLNLTNSAVREEIAKIVAYWLTLGVAGFRIDAVPFLLAAPGSPDAADPHEFIRDLKRFVRRRSSEAMLLGEVALPHPEQLEYFGGQDGGELDAQFDFTLMDAVYLASVRGDATPIADALRSRPKTSEPVAWGNFLRNHDELTLQLLTDEEREEVFDALAPEPYQRIYGRGILRRLAPMLNGDPRRLRLAYSLLFSLPGVPVLYYGEEIGMGENPELPGRSAVRSPMQWTPERNGGFSPARPSQLPGSLTTGGFGPEYVNVRNQQMDEGSLFHFIRALIARYRTTPEIGWGDVELVEHDTPGVFAHILRTDHEGGMLALHNLTAEPATVSLPSAADIGGEVLTDLLHPREIPLQAERATDVHLDPYGFLWLQITPPGGAIV, via the coding sequence ATGAGGATCGCCGACGTGGGCGACCTCTGGTGGCGGAACGCTGTCTTCTACTGCCTCGACGTCGAGACCTTCCGCGACGGCAACGGCGACGGCGTCGGCGATTTCACCGGACTCACCGAGTCCCTCGGATACCTCGAGCAGCTCGGTGTCACGTGCATATGGCTCATGCCGTTCTACCCGACGCCGGACCGCGACGACGGCTACGACATCTCGGACTTCTACGGCGTCGACCCGCGGCTCGGCACGCTGGGCGATGCGGCCGAGTTCATCCGCACCGCACGGAGCCGGGGCATCCGCGTCATCGTCGACCTCGTCGTCAACCACACGTCCGACAAGCACCCCTGGTTCGTGCAGGCGAGACGCTCCCGGAACTCGAAGTTCCGCGACTACTACATCTGGCGGGACCGACCCACCCGCAACCAGAAGAACATGGTCTTCCCGGGCGAGGAGCAGAGCATCTGGGAGTGGGAGCCGAAGACCGAGCAGTACTACATGCACTCGTTCTACCGGCACCAGCCCGACCTCAATCTCACGAATTCGGCCGTCCGCGAGGAGATCGCGAAGATCGTCGCGTACTGGCTGACCCTGGGCGTCGCCGGGTTCCGCATCGATGCCGTGCCATTCCTCCTCGCCGCGCCGGGATCGCCCGATGCCGCCGATCCGCACGAGTTCATCCGCGATCTCAAGCGGTTCGTCCGACGCCGCTCGAGCGAGGCCATGCTGCTCGGCGAGGTGGCGCTGCCGCATCCCGAGCAGCTGGAGTACTTCGGCGGACAGGACGGCGGTGAGCTCGATGCGCAGTTCGACTTCACCCTCATGGATGCCGTCTACCTCGCCTCCGTCCGGGGCGATGCGACGCCGATCGCCGACGCGCTGCGGTCGCGCCCGAAGACGTCGGAGCCCGTCGCGTGGGGCAACTTCCTGCGCAACCACGATGAGCTCACCCTGCAGCTCCTCACGGACGAGGAGCGCGAAGAGGTGTTCGACGCCCTCGCTCCGGAGCCCTACCAGCGGATCTACGGCCGAGGCATCCTGAGACGACTGGCTCCCATGCTCAACGGCGACCCCCGTCGTCTGCGCCTCGCGTACAGCCTCCTGTTCTCCCTCCCGGGAGTGCCGGTGCTGTATTACGGCGAGGAGATCGGGATGGGCGAGAACCCGGAGCTGCCCGGCCGCTCCGCCGTCCGCTCGCCCATGCAGTGGACCCCCGAGCGGAACGGCGGCTTCTCGCCCGCGCGGCCTTCGCAGCTTCCTGGATCGCTGACGACCGGGGGTTTCGGCCCCGAGTACGTGAACGTGCGAAACCAGCAGATGGATGAGGGGTCGCTGTTCCACTTCATCCGCGCCCTCATCGCCCGCTACCGCACGACGCCCGAGATCGGATGGGGGGATGTCGAGCTCGTGGAGCATGACACTCCCGGCGTCTTCGCCCACATCCTCCGCACGGACCACGAGGGAGGGATGCTGGCGCTGCACAACCTCACCGCGGAGCCGGCGACGGTTTCGCTGCCGTCGGCCGCCGACATCGGGGGAGAGGTGCTCACCGACCTCCTCCACCCGCGTGAGATCCCGCTGCAGGCCGAGCGGGCGACGGACGTCCACCTCGATCCGTACGGCTTCCTCTGGCTGCAGATCA
- a CDS encoding TIGR03885 family FMN-dependent LLM class oxidoreductase produces the protein MRARWRRSDQVRIGFHASHEQFTPSRLLSLVREAEAAGFDAAMSSDHFAPWGLAQGQSGLSWSWIGAALATTSFPIGMVVAPGQRYHPAIVAQGVATLEEMFPGRYWAALGSGEAVNEHITGDAWPAKADREQRLRESVDVIRRLLVGERVDHDGAVRVHDARVWTRPAEPPPLKATAVGPATAAWAAGWADGLVTVGHDPAGLREVAEAYRDAGGTGAIAVQVHVCLAPSLDEGLGVAAEQWRQGTVPGEVMWDLEQPEDFDRLADPGDEKALHSAVLIDTDPRAMAERLAEVAASGFDEMYLHHVGLDQSAFLARARDELLPALREAVA, from the coding sequence ATGCGGGCTCGATGGCGGCGGAGTGATCAGGTGAGGATCGGATTCCATGCGTCACACGAGCAGTTCACGCCGTCACGGCTCCTGAGCCTCGTCCGCGAAGCGGAGGCGGCCGGCTTCGATGCTGCGATGAGCTCGGACCACTTCGCCCCGTGGGGCCTCGCGCAGGGGCAGTCGGGACTCTCGTGGAGTTGGATCGGTGCCGCGCTCGCGACGACCTCCTTCCCCATCGGCATGGTCGTGGCGCCGGGTCAGCGCTACCACCCGGCGATCGTGGCCCAGGGCGTCGCGACGCTTGAGGAGATGTTCCCCGGCCGCTACTGGGCAGCGCTCGGCAGCGGCGAGGCGGTCAACGAGCACATCACGGGCGACGCGTGGCCGGCGAAGGCCGATCGCGAGCAGCGCCTCCGCGAGTCGGTCGACGTCATCCGACGGCTCCTCGTCGGTGAGCGCGTCGACCACGACGGAGCCGTGCGGGTGCATGACGCCCGGGTGTGGACGCGTCCCGCCGAGCCCCCGCCCCTGAAGGCCACCGCGGTGGGACCGGCGACGGCGGCATGGGCGGCCGGCTGGGCAGACGGTCTCGTGACCGTCGGGCACGATCCGGCCGGGCTTCGGGAGGTGGCGGAGGCGTATCGGGATGCCGGGGGCACCGGCGCGATCGCGGTGCAGGTGCACGTCTGCCTCGCGCCGAGCCTCGATGAAGGGCTGGGCGTCGCCGCGGAGCAGTGGCGACAGGGCACCGTCCCCGGCGAGGTCATGTGGGACCTGGAGCAGCCCGAGGACTTCGACCGGCTCGCCGATCCGGGCGACGAGAAGGCTCTCCACTCGGCCGTGCTCATCGACACCGACCCGCGCGCGATGGCCGAGCGGCTCGCGGAGGTCGCGGCTTCGGGCTTCGACGAGATGTATCTGCACCACGTCGGCCTCGACCAGTCGGCGTTCCTCGCGCGGGCGCGGGACGAGCTGCTGCCGGCGCTCCGGGAGGCGGTCGCATGA
- a CDS encoding DUF6766 family protein, protein MKFLRNNALSLFFLAIFVAAIIGQSIAGWFDQNEQLTMHGEAPVAFLQFVTSSDFVVDVAENWQSEFLQFFLFIAATIWLVQKGSPESKKPGEQGVESDEEQYVGQYAVADSPTWAKVGGFRGWLYANSLLLVMGVIFLLSWLGQSVAGTVVANEEQAEHGLPAMTWGDYVVSPDFWNRTLQNWQSEFLAVGCMVAFSIYLRQRGSSESKEVGAPHHAGSMAAE, encoded by the coding sequence GTGAAGTTCCTGCGCAACAACGCTCTGAGCCTGTTCTTCCTCGCGATCTTCGTCGCCGCGATCATCGGCCAGTCCATCGCCGGGTGGTTCGACCAGAACGAGCAGCTCACGATGCACGGTGAGGCGCCCGTCGCGTTCCTGCAGTTCGTGACGTCGTCGGACTTCGTCGTCGACGTCGCGGAGAACTGGCAGTCGGAGTTCCTGCAGTTCTTCCTCTTCATCGCCGCGACGATCTGGCTCGTGCAGAAGGGATCGCCCGAGTCGAAGAAGCCCGGTGAGCAGGGCGTCGAGAGCGATGAAGAGCAGTACGTCGGGCAGTACGCCGTCGCCGATTCGCCGACGTGGGCGAAGGTGGGCGGCTTCCGAGGCTGGCTCTACGCCAATTCACTCCTGCTCGTGATGGGTGTGATCTTCCTGCTCTCGTGGCTCGGCCAGTCGGTCGCCGGCACCGTCGTCGCCAACGAGGAGCAGGCGGAGCACGGTCTTCCGGCCATGACGTGGGGCGACTATGTCGTCTCGCCCGACTTCTGGAACCGCACGCTGCAGAACTGGCAGTCCGAATTCCTCGCCGTCGGGTGCATGGTCGCCTTCTCGATCTACCTGCGGCAGCGCGGCTCGAGCGAGTCCAAAGAGGTCGGCGCGCCCCACCATGCGGGCTCGATGGCGGCGGAGTGA